GGAAACTTGAGAATCATTGGAGAATAACAACTTGGAACTGTTTCAAGAAATTGTTCAatgattaaaacaaaaaaaagctttgTAATGCATTTTATTTGCACAAAACGGATGGAAGTTCAATTCAAGCCTTTGGTGGCCCAGCAGATCCAAACAATCCATAGACCAAAGCTTTGGAGAAAAGGAACGAAGAGACCAAAAGCATTTGATACATGTggtgctgaaaataaaatatttttgaaatcattttgcGGTCATCTTACTCTGCTTGGTGGCGTCATATTCTTGTTGGCAATTTGAAGAAGTGCACCGGAAGCAACGCTGTAGAGGGCACTCAAAATGAAATAGGAGAAAGAGAGACTTCCAGAGACGATTCCAAGCAAAAGCTGAACCCCGAGAGCCGCACCGATTGCACCACCCAACAATGGAGCACGAGCTGTACCAACTTGTCCAGCAATCAACGGATATGCGAATGCAATAACCATTGGAGTAATGAATCCGAGAGGCTGTCCGCTCAAGTAGGTGTACGAGATCGAGTGTCCCATCAGGATTCCTTGAGCCAATGCCAAAACCAACAGCTGAAATCTTGTCGCAGACGTTGAGCCATCCTCGGCATTCAAGTAATATGCACCGGCTCCAGGGAGTACAAGCGATGCGAAAATTGCCGCACCACCTCTTccgatgaaaattccaaagatTGGCGAGAGCACGTAGCCACCAATGATGCTGGCGATGCCGGCGCCAAGAAGAAGGATCGAAGACCATCCGAAGATTTCAACGACTGAGGAAGTTGCTAAGCCGACTGGTTGTTGGGTCTCTTGAAGAGCCGAGAGGAGCTCCTGGGTTTGTGGTTGGATTTGGGATTGGAGCTGTTGGATTTGAGCAGGCCCTTCTTGTTGGAGAGCAGTGGCACGTTGGCGGAGCCCTGGAAAATTAATAAGTTAATGATTACAAAGGTGATTCGTGATGTGTGCATACTGCCCCCGAATAGTCATTTGCAACAATTGACTTGCGATGCGTTTTGCGCCCTGGCAGAATTGTCATCATAGACATCATCGCAATCGAAATTGAGCACCGATTTCGTTGGCGATGTTTCCACAATGTCAATCCGAGGTTCTCAACTGTAGAACTTGTTCTCACCTTCTGCAGCCTGTTGGATGTCCTGAACATAATTGGCATATGTCTTCGTCACGAATCCAATCGATGCGTCTTGTCCGCCTCCTGTACCAACTTGAGATCCTCCAGTTTCTGGAGCACCTGGTGGAGCAACTCCGGCGTCAACAGGTGAGGCGGCGGCAGCTGGAGCTGCACTCGGGTCCATTGCGGGTTGTCCTCCTTCGGCCATAGTgctgaaaattcggattttttgatgagccagaatagaaatttaaattcgaaatttcctgCACAGGTAAAACGTCGTACATGTTTAACACACGTATTATAAACATACCGCGATTTACCTGTgcaaaaagtttacaaaaaaaaactaaccttgAAGTTGTCCAACTCGAGGTATCGAGTAATAATcgataattgaaatttttgaagaattttctcCTATTTATACACACAATCCACGTGAATTGGGACAAAGTAAAATGAGCATAATTTATTGTAATTGTCATCCAAAAAAAGGTCACGGAAAATAACTATgtaacaaatttaattttaatgaaactcTTGCAAATAATCTCGGCAAGTCTACCAAACTGGGTAGTTCAAAATGCAACTttagaaattagaaataaaattagagATGCAGATAAATATGTGATTTGTAATGTTAACTGGAAATGTTAACAGGTGATTAGACGTAGTGGGAATTGGTTAAACTTAATAGTTgccaaattccaaattataattttattaatcAAATTCGATCTCGTTTTCCAAGTGACTTGTTGCAATTGGGACATCTATGGTGAACATCCATGAAGCAGCGACACCAGAAGCAAACGATAAAACAGGGAAGAAAAAGGCAGGTGATGAATAGAGCAAAGTTCAGCATTCCAAATACTTGCTCGGTTTTTGTAGTCACGGTTTCCTGGAATAGAAGATTCATTTTTagattcatatttttaaataccaggaatttttggaaattttaatttttcaaaactgttttaaaactttgcgCCCAAAACTCGAATTCTACAATAttacgcttaggcttagacataggcttaggcttaagctcaggc
The nucleotide sequence above comes from Caenorhabditis elegans chromosome III. Encoded proteins:
- the Y37D8A.5 gene encoding Membrane transporter protein (Confirmed by transcript evidence); protein product: MAEGGQPAMDPSAAPAAAASPVDAGVAPPGAPETGGSQVGTGGGQDASIGFVTKTYANYVQDIQQAAEGLRQRATALQQEGPAQIQQLQSQIQPQTQELLSALQETQQPVGLATSSVVEIFGWSSILLLGAGIASIIGGYVLSPIFGIFIGRGGAAIFASLVLPGAGAYYLNAEDGSTSATRFQLLVLALAQGILMGHSISYTYLSGQPLGFITPMVIAFAYPLIAGQVGTARAPLLGGAIGAALGVQLLLGIVSGSLSFSYFILSALYSVASGALLQIANKNMTPPSRHHMYQMLLVSSFLFSKALVYGLFGSAGPPKA
- the Y37D8A.26 gene encoding LITAF domain-containing protein (Partially confirmed by transcript evidence), with the protein product MLNVNSCAPKSEEVKYVVHKTPYLEFCTNCQETVTTKTEQVFGMLNFALFITCLFLPCFIVCFWCRCFMDVHHRCPNCNKSLGKRDRI